From the genome of Primulina eburnea isolate SZY01 chromosome 12, ASM2296580v1, whole genome shotgun sequence, one region includes:
- the LOC140808034 gene encoding putative U-box domain-containing protein 42 has translation MNISDNGTNWSKNSYESHSREEINSNGSLGGALLRAISEILKSILCIEIEKEIFIEISCYFYRASVVVKELQINRNTPTDAIEILQSLSKRVDSAKSITTQVEKNAQKIVVSDVQNVVQQIEGVVRNIGENLSILPSSTYGNQDYVERAAKALSEEMKYASFLGRLGENSEMKQKLHVLSTGDLKRGVRNQVDEDLYSVDVEVSAANIQFPDTSQTYVSDTTESSPMANRNISKSWSAGSSLMSLPQFAHMEPLYDTFFCPLSKKVMEDPVTLDSGVTYERNEITEWLDKKEDSEEIFCPKSGQKLKTKNLSTNAALKATIDEWKERNEAARIKVARAALSLASSDNMVLEAINDLQIVCKTKAYNKVQVRNIGIIPLLGNFLQYRNRSVRCETLELLRQLAEDDEDGKDVIAKTVDVSTIIKMLSSGHKPIRHAAVLVLVELSTSRFLCGEIGTVAGGILMLITAKYRQSDDFTSEKAYEILKNLEILPNNIKLMAENGYWEPLLTHLFEGSEEMRIKMANYLGEIVLGPDSKKIVAERASPALIQMVQNGNYLSRNASFKALKQISCYHPNAAILVDAGIMQTMVDEMFTRTIHNEPMNSKAEATEILANILESGLDVESFQVNKYGHTMASDYILYNIIIGIKNSTPDELNINLIRIVLCLIKFPKASSTVVSVIKESEASYNLIELINNPNEEIGIASIKLLIILSSFMGHTLLDRLCKTRGQPESLIPNPDEITRITEKHAVSANFLAKLPHQNLTLNLALVNNNVIPVITKSINQIQTAGTRSSRHAGSYFEGIVGILVRLTTTLYDHQILFTARTYNFASVFAELLTRSFSDEVQRQSAIGLENLSTQSISLSRPPQKKTTKFLKIVFFRKCISIKRSKGEEFSLCPVHRGVCSSQETFCLLDAEAVDQLLACLDHENVSVIEAALSALSTLLDDRVNVDQSISFLSEKRAIHHVLNVVKEHKEEVLWQKAFWMIEKFLIRGGEESVSNISQDRLFPATLVSAFHHGDDRTRQMAEKILRHLNRIPNLANTVTFTM, from the exons ATGAATATCTCAGACAACGGCACCAACTGGTCCAAG AATTCTTACGAGTCACATTCAAGGGAAGAAATAAACTCGAATGGCAGTCTTGGTGGGGCTCTATTAAGAGCTATTTCAGAGATTTTGAAGTCAATTTTATGCATAGAAATAGAGAAGGAGATCTTTATCGAAATCAGTTGTTATTTTTACCGAGCATCTGTGGTGGTAAAGGAGCTGCAGATAAACAGGAATACGCCAACAGATGCAATCGAAATCTTGCAATCATTGTCAAAAAGAGTCGACTCGGCGAAAAGCATCACGACGCAAGTAGAGAAGAATGCACAAAAAATAGTTGTTTCTGATGTTCAGAACGTTGTGCAGCAAATTGAAGGTGTTGTGAGGAACATAGGGGAAAATCTAAGTATCCTACCTTCATCAACATATGGGAATCAAGATTATGTCGAGAGGGCGGCTAAGGCACTTTCCGAGGAGATGAAATATGCATCGTTTTTGGGTAGGTTGGGTGAAAACTCGGAGATGAAACAGAAACTTCACGTATTGAGCACAGGGGATTTAAAGAGGGGTGTAAGGAATCAGGTTGATGAGGATCTTTATTCCGTCGATGTCGAGGTTTCTGCTGCTAATATTCAGTTTCCAGACACATCCCAGACGTATGTGTCTGATACTACAGAGAGCTCTCCAATGGCAAACAGAAATATCTCCAAAAGTTGGAGTGCTGGATCATCACTAATGTCTTTGCCACAGTTTGCTCACATGGAACCGTTGTATGACACGTTTTTCTGTCCTCTGTCGAAAAAGGTCATGGAAGATCCTGTTACCTTAGACAGTGGGGTGACGTACGAGAGAAATGAGATCACCGAGTGGCTTGACAAAAAAGAGGACTCGGAGGAAATTTTCTGCCCCAAATCTGGTCAGAAGTTGAAGACCAAAAACTTGAGTACAAATGCAGCTCTAAAGGCGACTATCGATGAATGGAAGGAAAGAAATGAAGCGGCGAGAATCAAGGTGGCTCGAGCAGCCCTATCTTTGGCCAGTTCAGACAATATGGTGCTGGAAGCGATTAATGATCTGCAAATTGTCTGCAAGACTAAGGCTTATAATAAGGTACAGGTTCGTAACATCGGAATTATACCGTTACTTGGTAATTTTCTGCAGTACAGAAACAGAAGTGTGAGATGTGAGACACTTGAACTGTTGAGACAATTggctgaagatgatgaagatggaAAG GATGTTATAGCCAAGACTGTTGATGTTTCAACTATTATAAAGATGCTGTCCAGCGGTCACAAACCTATCAGGCACGCGGCAGTGTTGGTCTTGGTTGAGCTGTCGACGTCTCGGTTTCTGTGTGGCGAGATTGGGACAGTTGCAGGGGGAATTCTTATGCTGATCACGGCAAAATACAGGCAGTCAGATGATTTCACTTCAGAAAAGGCCTATGAAATCTTGAAGAATTTGGAGATACTTCCGAATAACATCAAGCTCATGGCAGAAAATGGATACTGGGAACCACTGCTTACTCATCTTTTTGAAG GTAGCGAAGAGATGAGAATAAAGATGGCAAATTATCTTGGCGAAATCGTTCTTGGACCCGACAGCAAAAAAATCGTTGCAGAAAGGGCCTCACCAGCTCTAATTCAAATGGTACAAAATGGAAACTATCTGAGCAGAAATGCATCATTCAAGGCCTTAAAACAGATATCATGTTACCATCCAAATGCAGCAATTCTTGTTGATGCCGGAATAATGCAGACCATGGTTGATGAGATGTTCACCCGCACAATTCATAACGAACCAATGAATTCAAAAGCAGAGGCAACTGAAATACTGGCTAATATACTCGAATCAGGACTTGATGTTGAAAGTTTTCAGGTCAACAAGTATGGCCACACGATGGCTTCAGACTACATATTATACAACATCATTATTGGAATCAAGAACTCAACCCCAGATGAGCTGAATATAAACCTCATCCGTATTGTGCTATGCTTGATCAAGTTCCCTAAAGCATCAAGTACTGTTGTTTCTGTGATCAAGGAATCGGAGGCTAGTTACAATTTAATCGAACTCATAAATAACCCGAATGAGGAAATCGGGATTGCATCAATCAAACTGCTTATCATATTGTCAAGCTTCATGGGGCACACATTATTGGACCGACTCTGCAAAACACGAGGCCAACCGGAGAGTCTTATCCCAAATCCTGATGAAATTACAAGAATCACGGAAAAGCATGCTGTTTCAGCCAATTTCCTCGCAAAGCTTCCACATCAAAACCTGACACTCAATCTAGCTTTAGTCAACAATAACGTCATTCCAGTAATCACGAAAAGTATCAATCAGATACAAACGGCCGGCACAAGATCAAGCAGGCATGCAGGAAGTTACTTTGAAGGAATTGTAGGCATTCTTGTCAGATTGACCACAACATTATACGACCATCAGATCTTGTTTACAGCGAGAACGTACAATTTTGCATCTGTTTTTGCCGAACTATTAACAAGATCATTCTCAGATGAGGTTCAGAGGCAATCTGCAATAGGATTGGAGAATCTATCAACACAATCAATCAGTCTATCAAGGCCACCCCAAAAGAAGACCACCAAGTTCTTGAAAATTGTGTTCTTTCGCAAATGTATCTCAATCAAGCGGTCCAAAGGAGAAGAATTCTCATTGTGTCCTGTTCATAGAGGGGTTTGTTCCTCACAAGAGACCTTCTGCTTGCTTGATGCTGAGGCTGTAGACCAATTGTTGGCCTGTTTGGACCATGAAAACGTGAGCGTAATTGAAGCGGCTTTATCAGCTTTATCCACATTGTTGGATGACAGAGTAAACGTGGATCAAAGTATAAGCTTCTTGTCCGAGAAACGAGCCATCCATCATGTGTTGAATGTGGTGAAGGAGCACAAAGAAGAAGTTTTGTGGCAGAAGGCATTCTGGATGATTGAGAAATTCTTGATCCGAGGCGGGGAGGAGTCAGTTTCGAACATTTCACAGGACAGGCTTTTTCCTGCTACATTGGTTAGTGCATTCCACCACGGTGATGACCGCACAAGACAAATGGCTGAAAAGATTTTAAGGCATTTAAATAGGATTCCAAATTTAGCCAATACAGTGACCTTTACTATGTGA